A genomic window from Antedon mediterranea chromosome 4, ecAntMedi1.1, whole genome shotgun sequence includes:
- the LOC140046658 gene encoding uncharacterized protein, which produces MILRKAIQRGVGAIVSFIVLQFVLFVVYLEENEEPRLSRNSPIEIEKTILSKSENTVEPNLLNIKVLKDIMLTRKVDQGVSICDGSKSVLAITFINSSPKNVDLRNAIRRSWGKHGKLKRIVTLFILGRDANFQYGESVSTENENHGDLLQGRFEDNFRTSSLKAFMALKWSQTFCPKAKFIFMVNDHNFVNYDVFFKIFGKKKKKESTFVSGNIITNRAPIREPNSKYYISPKQFGRKYFPPFCTLDSGIILSKKGANIILKEAFNSTFIPIADVFISILAEKAGVTVINDKRFTLRNLNHDTCLFRNIVTARGFDTSLLTAKLWANVSNPEFFKKCEHSEVDLIMQTNSVSNGDLFDRGFYLLVNSPDLCKNDQGKPEDIFMIVLISTLPMHVGKRDIIRKTWAKSHNVIGMAIRFLFVMGRQLKKNEDEQYKSIVKNEQIRYGDIIQADFIESFHNLTLKVALGLKWVSENCQNAEYMFKGDDDIFVNFENIISYILNLRAKGRALEKFYMGSVLPRSRIVRREKSKYYVSHKEYSGKYFPPYCSGGGYILSSDVIHGMYLKALQTPLIPIDDAFQGILAEEEGVIPMHHDGFKNWGYSDSDKCDLLKSMVVHGPYKSPVEIFKVWTNFTDASVKC; this is translated from the coding sequence ATGATATTACGAAAGGCAATTCAAAGGGGTGTTGGAGCAATTGTatcttttattgttttacaatTTGTACTTTTCGTGGTTTACTTGGAAGAAAACGAAGAACCAAGACTGAGTAGAAATTCTCCGATTGAAATAGAGAAAACCATTTTGAGTAAAAGTGAAAATACTGTTGAGCCGAACTTGCTAAACATAAAGGTTCTTAAAGATATTATGCTGACACGGAAAGTTGATCAAGGTGTTAGCATTTGCGACGGAAGTAAATCAGTTCTTGCTATAACATTTATTAACTCAAGTCCTAAAAATGTTGACTTGAGAAATGCAATTCGAAGATCTTGGGGAAAACACGGAAAACTTAAACGAAtagttactttatttattttaggaagGGATGCGAACTTCCAATATGGTGAATCTGTTTCAACGGAGAATGAAAATCATGGCGATTTGCTCCAAGGGAGGTTTGAAGACAACTTCCGGACATCAAGTTTAAAAGCGTTTATGGCATTAAAATGGTCACAAACATTTTGTCCTAAagccaaatttatttttatggtGAATGATCACAACTTTGTCAATTATgatgttttctttaaaatatttggaaaaaaaaagaagaaagaatcCACGTTTGTATCAggaaatataataacaaatcgCGCGCCAATTCGAGAAccaaattcaaaatattatatatctcCTAAGCAGTTCGGGCGCAAATATTTCCCGCCATTTTGTACACTGGATTCTGGAATAATACTTTCAAAAAAAGGtgcaaatattattttgaaagaagcgttcaattcaacttttatccCAATTGCAGATGTGTTCATTTCAATTTTAGCAGAAAAGGCTGGAGTAACAGTTATTAACGATAAAAGATTCACGCTTAGAAATTTAAACCATGATACTTGTTTATTTCGTAACATTGTTACAGCTCGTGGTTTTGATACATCACTTTTAACGGCAAAATTGTGGGCGAATGTTTCCAATCctgaattttttaaaaagtgtgaACATTCTGAAGTGGATTTAATAATGCAAACGAATAGTGTTTCGAATGGTGATTTGTTTGATAGAGGATTTTACCTTCTTGTTAATAGTCCTGATCTTTGTAAAAACGACCAAGGTAAACCAGAAGATATATTTATGATTGTGCTTATTAGTACACTCCCAATGCATGTTGGTAAACGTGACATAATCAGAAAAACGTGGGCAAAATCTCATAACGTTATCGGGATGGCTATCCGATTTCTGTTTGTAATGGGACgccaactaaaaaaaaatgaagatgaaCAATACAAATCAATTGTCAAAAACGAACAAATTAGATATGGAGATATAATACAGGCAGACTTTATTGAAAGTTTTcacaatttgacactaaaagTCGCTCTAGGATTAAAATGGGTATCAGAAAATTGCCAAAATGCTGAGTATATGTTTAAAGGGGATGatgatatatttgttaattttgaaaacatcATCAGTTATATACTAAATCTTAGAGCGAAAGGTAGAGCGTTAGAAAAGTTCTACATGGGTTCAGTCTTACCCCGCAGTCGAATTGTACGAAgagaaaaatcaaaatattacgTATCTCACAAGGAGTATAGTGGGAAATATTTTCCGCCATATTGTTCTGGTGGTGGTTACATCTTATCCAGCGACGTCATCCACGGGATGTATTTAAAAGCGTTACAAACACCACTTATACCAATTGATGACGCGTTTCAAGGAATTTTAGCAGAGGAAGAAGGCGTGATCCCAATGCATCATGATGGTTTTAAAAACTGGGGTTATAGTGATTCAGATAAATGTGATCTTTTAAAGAGCATGGTTGTCCATGGTCCGTATAAATCACCAGTTGAAATATTTAAAGTGTGGACCAACTTTACAGACGCGTCCGTTAAATGTTAG